A DNA window from Pedobacter africanus contains the following coding sequences:
- a CDS encoding gluconate 2-dehydrogenase subunit 3 family protein — translation MNRRESLKILGLTTLSTAVLLDACKPGTSQPGATTETAAEPGRQEFEISRDKKLKAEKFFSAHEMATITVLADIIIPKDDKSGSASEAKVPEFIEFIVKDMPEHQLPMRGGLKWLDLQCLNRFQKPFKDASAAQQIEMVEQIAYPKKVKPGMEQGVAFFTLMRSLTASGFFTSEMGVKDLGYAGNTPNKWTGVPADVLKQYASELEA, via the coding sequence ATGAACAGACGCGAATCACTCAAAATACTAGGCTTAACCACCTTAAGCACAGCAGTATTACTGGATGCCTGTAAGCCGGGTACCAGTCAGCCGGGCGCAACTACAGAAACAGCTGCAGAACCAGGGCGGCAGGAATTTGAAATTTCCAGGGATAAAAAATTAAAAGCGGAAAAGTTTTTCAGCGCACATGAAATGGCTACCATAACCGTACTGGCAGATATCATTATTCCTAAAGACGATAAATCGGGCAGTGCTTCTGAAGCAAAAGTCCCGGAATTTATAGAATTTATAGTAAAGGACATGCCGGAACACCAACTGCCTATGCGGGGTGGATTGAAATGGCTCGATCTGCAATGCCTGAACCGTTTTCAGAAACCATTTAAAGATGCAAGCGCAGCGCAGCAGATAGAAATGGTAGAGCAGATAGCGTATCCTAAAAAAGTAAAACCGGGAATGGAGCAGGGGGTAGCCTTCTTTACGCTAATGCGCAGTCTGACTGCCTCAGGCTTCTTTACCAGTGAGATGGGGGTAAAAGACCTGGGTTATGCAGGCAATACACCAAATAAATGGACAGGTGTACCTGCCGATGTGTTAAAACAATACGCGTCGGAGCTGGAGGCTTAG
- a CDS encoding GMC family oxidoreductase: MNEFQIKKSTVNYDAIIVGSGAGGGMAGYVLANAGQKVLMLEAGAYFDPRTDAQQLKWPWESPRRGAGTTRPFGDFDASYGGWELDGEPYTQKDKTEFAWFRSRMLGGRTNHWGRISLRMGPDDFKCKDGLTDDWPITYADVKPFYDKVDRLIGVYGTVEGIESEPDGIFLPPPKPRLNELFITKAARKTGVKVIPGRGSVLTEALPGNKDRAPCFYCGQCGRSCKVYGDFSASSCLVIPAVKTGNLTVITNAMVREVLTDQHGLATGVSYVNTLDMQEYQVNAKVVILGASACESARLLLNSKSTAHPNGLANSSGVIGKYLHDSTGASLSGFLPQLMDRKRYNEDGVGSVHIYSPWWLDNKKLDFPRGYHIEYWGGMGMPSYGFGGGAPKLNGMVPDRNGKMKEAGGYGTSLKDDYRRFYGTGVGMAGRGTAIAKASNYCEIDPKVVDKYGIPVLRFHYKWANEEIKQAKHMQETFQSMMHAMGAIITSDIPGPETNYGLEAPGKIIHEVGTVRMGDDPKTSALNKWCQAHECKNLFVVDAAPFVQQGDKNATWTILALSMRTAEYILDQKKKQNI, from the coding sequence ATGAACGAATTTCAAATCAAAAAATCAACAGTTAACTACGATGCCATTATTGTAGGCTCAGGTGCCGGGGGCGGAATGGCTGGATATGTATTGGCCAATGCCGGCCAGAAAGTACTGATGCTTGAAGCGGGTGCCTATTTTGACCCCAGAACTGATGCCCAGCAATTAAAATGGCCCTGGGAATCGCCGAGAAGAGGAGCAGGAACAACCCGTCCTTTTGGTGATTTTGACGCCTCCTATGGAGGATGGGAATTGGATGGCGAACCCTATACACAGAAAGATAAAACTGAATTTGCCTGGTTTCGCTCCAGAATGCTGGGCGGACGCACCAATCACTGGGGGCGCATTTCCTTGCGCATGGGCCCCGACGATTTTAAGTGTAAAGACGGTCTGACAGACGATTGGCCGATCACTTATGCTGATGTAAAGCCATTTTACGACAAAGTTGACCGGCTGATCGGTGTATACGGTACTGTAGAAGGGATTGAAAGCGAACCAGACGGGATATTCCTGCCGCCACCTAAACCAAGGCTTAACGAATTGTTCATTACCAAGGCAGCCCGAAAAACCGGGGTTAAGGTGATTCCTGGGAGGGGTTCTGTTTTAACGGAGGCCTTGCCGGGCAATAAAGACCGCGCACCCTGCTTTTATTGCGGGCAGTGCGGCAGGAGCTGTAAAGTTTACGGCGATTTTTCTGCATCTTCCTGTCTGGTTATCCCGGCAGTAAAAACAGGAAACTTAACCGTCATTACCAATGCCATGGTAAGAGAGGTGCTAACAGATCAGCACGGACTGGCAACAGGGGTTTCCTACGTCAATACCCTTGATATGCAGGAATACCAGGTGAATGCCAAAGTGGTGATCCTGGGTGCAAGCGCCTGCGAATCGGCCAGGTTGTTGTTGAACTCGAAATCTACCGCCCATCCGAATGGCCTGGCCAACAGTAGCGGGGTTATCGGAAAATACCTTCACGATTCCACCGGGGCCAGTCTGAGCGGCTTCCTGCCCCAGCTCATGGACCGTAAGCGCTACAATGAAGATGGTGTGGGCAGTGTTCACATTTATTCACCATGGTGGCTCGACAATAAGAAACTGGATTTCCCGCGTGGTTACCACATCGAATACTGGGGCGGCATGGGCATGCCTAGTTATGGTTTTGGCGGCGGAGCCCCTAAACTCAACGGAATGGTGCCCGACAGAAATGGAAAGATGAAGGAAGCAGGTGGATATGGTACCAGTCTGAAGGATGACTACCGTCGTTTCTATGGAACCGGTGTGGGCATGGCTGGAAGAGGAACAGCGATTGCCAAAGCAAGTAACTACTGCGAAATTGACCCTAAAGTGGTAGATAAATATGGTATTCCCGTATTGAGATTTCATTACAAATGGGCCAACGAGGAAATTAAACAGGCCAAACATATGCAGGAAACATTTCAGTCAATGATGCATGCTATGGGCGCTATCATCACCTCGGATATACCGGGACCCGAAACCAATTACGGGCTCGAAGCACCGGGTAAAATCATTCACGAGGTAGGCACAGTAAGGATGGGAGACGACCCTAAAACTTCGGCCCTCAATAAATGGTGCCAGGCACATGAATGCAAAAACCTATTTGTGGTCGATGCAGCTCCCTTTGTGCAGCAGGGAGATAAAAATGCAACCTGGACAATCCTGGCTTTGTCTATGCGGACTGCCGAATATATTTTAGATCAGAAAAAAAAGCAAAACATTTAA
- a CDS encoding phosphatase PAP2-related protein, which yields MQFKPFTWQIAWDYLTFRIKFILGMVLLIAILIFIPRFFLHIEAREGKVLNDWLLAVIPAIDVSTYIFIVIYAIVGLMLYRMSKNTMMCLTALWAFIFLCSARMISITLVPLNPPEGLINLADPVLSFFYRSNLITKDLFFSGHTATVFLSALCLEAKRDRQIAFIATGIIAVLLLIQHVHYTADILAAPFFTWCCWYLGKSVARL from the coding sequence ATGCAGTTTAAACCATTTACCTGGCAGATAGCCTGGGACTACCTGACCTTCCGCATCAAATTCATTCTTGGAATGGTGCTGCTTATTGCCATTCTAATCTTTATCCCTCGTTTCTTTTTACATATTGAGGCGCGGGAAGGCAAAGTACTGAACGATTGGTTACTGGCTGTCATTCCTGCAATTGATGTTTCTACCTATATATTTATTGTCATTTATGCCATAGTTGGGCTGATGCTCTACAGAATGTCTAAAAACACCATGATGTGCCTTACCGCGTTGTGGGCCTTTATTTTTCTTTGCAGTGCCCGGATGATCAGCATAACCTTGGTTCCCCTTAATCCTCCTGAAGGCCTCATCAATCTGGCCGATCCTGTTCTATCTTTTTTTTACAGGTCTAACCTCATTACGAAAGACCTTTTCTTTTCCGGACACACGGCAACTGTTTTTCTAAGTGCACTTTGTCTGGAAGCAAAACGTGACAGGCAGATTGCTTTTATTGCTACCGGGATAATTGCTGTTTTGTTATTGATACAACATGTTCACTATACTGCAGATATCCTGGCTGCTCCTTTTTTTACCTGGTGTTGCTGGTATTTAGGGAAGTCGGTGGCCAGGCTTTAA
- a CDS encoding porin family protein yields the protein MKTKRFYFMIAVMVITAGAVKAQDTGLTFGLKAGLNYATLPTSLKDVTDKKGKVGYNLGAFARVGKTIYFQPELNYVTFKSAYNYASNTYKPKFNQLNLPLMVGYKLINTEALNLRISAGPDLSYTLNKAQGPTGLDYKKFNAGGVINAGVDIGSLTIDARYSRGLTKINKDLNEKTGIFNLSVGFKVF from the coding sequence ATGAAAACAAAAAGGTTTTATTTTATGATTGCTGTTATGGTTATAACGGCTGGCGCAGTTAAGGCACAGGACACCGGTCTTACCTTTGGGCTGAAAGCAGGCTTAAACTACGCCACATTACCCACCAGCTTAAAAGACGTGACAGATAAAAAAGGAAAAGTAGGTTATAACCTGGGTGCTTTTGCCAGGGTAGGTAAAACAATATATTTTCAGCCTGAATTAAATTATGTGACCTTCAAAAGCGCTTATAATTATGCTTCAAATACTTATAAGCCGAAATTCAATCAGCTAAACCTTCCGCTCATGGTGGGTTATAAGCTGATCAATACTGAAGCACTTAACTTACGCATTTCGGCAGGTCCGGATTTGAGTTATACGCTGAACAAAGCACAAGGGCCAACCGGGTTGGACTACAAAAAATTCAATGCAGGAGGGGTGATCAATGCAGGAGTGGATATAGGAAGCCTGACCATCGATGCACGATACAGCCGGGGCTTAACGAAAATCAATAAAGACCTGAACGAAAAAACAGGGATATTCAATTTATCTGTCGGATTTAAAGTGTTTTAA
- a CDS encoding class I SAM-dependent methyltransferase translates to MKVNYAGKANNDEIRQRFDQDVERFSNLDTGQLTTLDAALTMELCTDAALYVNADAKELLDIGCGAGNYTLKMLSKIPDLNCTLNDLSLPMLEKARERVAPETKGTVHTIQLDMRELTLPDNHYDIVLAAATLHHLRDEKDWEQVFQKVYNLLKPGGSFWISDLVKHDAAHLDELFRKKYGDYLENLGGAAYRDKVFDYIDYEDTPRSVDFQLNLMRKVGFRESEVLHKNLCFAAFGGIK, encoded by the coding sequence ATGAAAGTAAACTATGCTGGCAAGGCTAACAATGACGAGATCAGACAGCGGTTTGATCAGGATGTAGAACGGTTTTCAAATCTGGATACCGGGCAGCTCACCACACTCGATGCTGCTTTAACAATGGAACTGTGCACAGATGCTGCGCTATATGTAAATGCTGATGCCAAGGAATTGCTGGATATCGGTTGTGGTGCAGGGAATTATACCCTGAAGATGCTGAGCAAAATACCAGATCTGAACTGTACGCTTAACGATTTGAGTTTACCCATGCTGGAAAAGGCAAGGGAACGGGTGGCGCCTGAAACCAAAGGAACTGTTCATACCATACAGTTGGATATGCGCGAACTAACTTTACCTGATAACCATTATGACATTGTGCTGGCGGCCGCTACACTTCATCATTTGAGGGATGAAAAAGATTGGGAACAGGTATTTCAGAAAGTATATAACCTGTTGAAGCCAGGAGGCAGTTTCTGGATATCGGATCTGGTTAAACATGATGCCGCGCATCTGGATGAATTATTTCGTAAAAAATATGGGGATTATCTGGAAAATCTTGGCGGTGCAGCCTATAGGGACAAGGTATTTGATTATATTGATTATGAAGATACGCCGAGATCTGTTGATTTCCAGTTAAACCTCATGCGCAAAGTAGGTTTTCGTGAGTCGGAGGTATTACACAAAAACCTATGCTTTGCTGCATTTGGGGGGATAAAATGA
- a CDS encoding LytR/AlgR family response regulator transcription factor has product MESKLNCVIIDDEKHAVDLLADYIDAMPSLNLVKYFTDPLKALMDITIEDNIDILFMDVDMPGMTGLDLSLAIRYKTKYLVFTTAHSRYAIDAFGVQANEYLLKPISMPKFALMINRLLKSELQLKKEDKSEDFFFIKTDQIQKYVKVNFKDLVAVEGLNNYVKIHTVADIYVVYLTMKELELKLEGNSTFIRVQRSFIISTDHINKVEGATITLNHKLEVPLGTTYKKQFFTFMEKKTLRSTRGVPE; this is encoded by the coding sequence ATGGAGAGCAAATTAAATTGCGTTATTATTGATGATGAGAAACATGCCGTTGACTTATTGGCCGACTACATCGATGCCATGCCCAGTTTGAATTTGGTTAAATACTTTACCGATCCGCTTAAGGCCTTGATGGATATCACCATTGAAGACAATATCGATATTCTTTTTATGGATGTAGATATGCCTGGAATGACGGGACTGGATTTATCGCTTGCCATCAGGTATAAAACAAAATACCTGGTTTTTACTACTGCACATTCCAGATATGCAATTGACGCCTTCGGTGTCCAGGCCAATGAATACCTGTTGAAACCCATTTCCATGCCTAAGTTTGCCCTGATGATCAATCGTCTGCTGAAATCAGAGCTCCAATTGAAAAAAGAAGATAAATCTGAGGATTTCTTCTTCATTAAAACCGATCAGATCCAGAAATACGTAAAAGTTAACTTTAAAGATCTGGTTGCCGTAGAGGGATTGAATAATTATGTTAAAATTCATACGGTAGCCGATATTTATGTGGTTTATTTAACGATGAAAGAATTGGAGCTAAAACTGGAAGGGAACAGTACTTTTATACGCGTGCAAAGATCATTTATCATTTCGACAGACCATATCAATAAAGTTGAAGGTGCCACAATTACGTTGAACCATAAATTGGAGGTGCCGCTTGGAACCACTTATAAAAAGCAGTTTTTCACTTTTATGGAGAAGAAAACACTGAGATCCACCAGAGGCGTTCCTGAGTGA